In Mesorhizobium sp., one DNA window encodes the following:
- a CDS encoding TetR/AcrR family transcriptional regulator, which produces MTTAPAHLKPRKLPRQERAAATLDAIFEATIQILVLQGPARLTTTRVAERAGVSVGTMYQYFPHKQALFYAVNERYLDVLAGKIELACRAQHGAPIAEMVDALVTTYWNAKTERPDVTRALYRSVVEIDNGPLLEAFVHRVDAATAAMFASAPDAAFADLPIVNLTLLTSIFGTVRSVFERSLPALEGRAVHTQLILMCKAYLEAAKLPSAGSNGQAVYREARPAAAKSLAKT; this is translated from the coding sequence ATGACGACGGCGCCCGCACATCTGAAACCGAGGAAATTGCCGCGGCAGGAGCGCGCGGCCGCGACTTTGGACGCCATTTTCGAGGCCACCATCCAGATCCTTGTCCTGCAAGGACCGGCCCGGCTGACGACGACCCGCGTGGCGGAGCGGGCGGGCGTGTCCGTGGGTACCATGTATCAGTATTTCCCGCACAAGCAGGCCCTGTTCTACGCGGTGAACGAGCGATATCTCGACGTGCTGGCCGGCAAGATCGAGCTTGCCTGCCGGGCCCAGCACGGCGCTCCTATTGCCGAAATGGTCGATGCACTGGTGACGACCTACTGGAACGCCAAGACGGAACGACCGGACGTCACGCGCGCGCTCTACCGATCCGTCGTCGAGATCGACAACGGACCGCTGCTCGAGGCGTTCGTCCACCGCGTCGACGCCGCCACCGCGGCGATGTTCGCCAGCGCGCCCGATGCCGCTTTTGCCGATCTGCCGATCGTCAACCTGACATTGCTCACCTCGATCTTCGGGACCGTCCGTAGCGTCTTCGAGCGCAGTCTGCCCGCCCTCGAAGGCCGTGCGGTGCATACCCAGCTGATCCTGATGTGCAAAGCCTATCTCGAAGCCGCCAAGCTCCCTTCGGCCGGATCGAACGGCCAAGCGGTCTACCGCGAGGCACGCCCGGCGGCAGCCAAGTCGCTCGCCAAAACCTGA
- a CDS encoding SDR family NAD(P)-dependent oxidoreductase: MEQAGRIALVTGANKGIGLEIARQLSEAGLTVIIGSRDLERGRAAAAELAASGALVDVVRVDVNDEASLSEAADRISERHGRLDVLINNAGIVDAADGPPTRSSTAAVRRIMETNFIGTLAVTQAMLPLLRKSQAGRIVNLSSALGSISVNSDPSSPFYAARLIGYNASKAAVNMLTAQLCAELRDTPIVVNSVSPGYVKTDLTGHTGFMTPAEGARMPVKYALLDDGAVSGRFVGPNGETAW, encoded by the coding sequence ATGGAGCAAGCAGGACGTATCGCGCTCGTCACGGGCGCAAACAAGGGCATCGGGCTGGAGATAGCCCGGCAGCTGTCGGAGGCGGGGCTCACCGTCATCATCGGGTCCCGCGATCTCGAGCGGGGCAGGGCTGCCGCAGCGGAATTGGCCGCGAGCGGCGCTTTGGTCGACGTCGTTCGCGTCGACGTCAACGACGAGGCAAGCCTCTCCGAGGCAGCGGACCGCATTTCGGAAAGGCATGGAAGGCTCGACGTCCTGATCAACAATGCCGGAATCGTCGATGCCGCGGATGGACCGCCGACTCGTTCCTCGACGGCGGCGGTGCGGCGGATCATGGAGACGAACTTCATCGGTACCCTGGCGGTCACCCAGGCGATGCTGCCGCTGCTACGCAAATCGCAGGCCGGGCGAATCGTCAACCTGTCCAGCGCGCTCGGCTCGATCTCGGTGAACAGCGACCCGTCGTCGCCTTTCTATGCGGCGCGCCTGATCGGCTACAATGCCTCGAAGGCGGCGGTCAACATGCTGACGGCCCAGCTCTGCGCCGAGCTGCGCGACACCCCGATCGTGGTCAATTCGGTGAGCCCCGGCTACGTCAAGACCGATCTGACCGGACACACCGGGTTCATGACACCGGCCGAGGGAGCGCGCATGCCGGTAAAATATGCGCTGCTCGACGATGGGGCGGTTTCGGGACGTTTCGTCGGGCCCAACGGCGAGACGGCCTGGTAA
- the purU gene encoding formyltetrahydrofolate deformylase: MVSQNSVLAPIGTNLPSGQSAAMRRRPWPRKYLSDLSPCGVLVVATETSLEEYVLTICCENRRGIVAGVSGEIAAHDGNITEASQFDDRLTGLFFMRVVFELPGSPELFRLSFEDTAQRFAMRWTIRPARQPMKTLILVSKFDHCLVDLLYRMRIGELNMECVGIVSNHPRQALELTPPNGVPFDYCPVARDTKSAQEARIRAIVTERGADLVVLARYMQVLSDDMAAFLSGRCINIHHSFLPGFKGAKPYHQAYERGVKMIGATAHYVTSDLDEGPIIAQDVEQVTHADGPDDLIRKGRDIERRVLARAVTLHLEGRVMVNGAKTVVFS, from the coding sequence ATGGTCAGCCAAAACAGCGTGCTTGCACCGATTGGCACGAACCTTCCGAGCGGACAGAGTGCAGCGATGCGGCGCCGCCCGTGGCCGCGAAAGTACCTATCCGACCTGTCACCTTGCGGGGTGCTGGTGGTCGCTACGGAGACTTCCTTGGAAGAGTACGTTCTGACGATATGCTGCGAGAACCGCCGCGGGATCGTAGCCGGCGTTTCCGGCGAGATTGCCGCTCATGACGGCAACATAACCGAAGCCAGCCAGTTCGATGACCGCCTGACTGGATTGTTCTTCATGCGCGTGGTCTTCGAGCTTCCCGGTTCGCCGGAGCTGTTTCGGCTGTCTTTCGAAGACACCGCGCAAAGATTCGCGATGCGCTGGACGATCCGGCCGGCGAGGCAGCCGATGAAGACGCTGATCCTCGTATCGAAATTCGATCACTGCCTCGTCGACTTGCTCTACCGGATGCGGATCGGCGAATTGAACATGGAGTGTGTGGGGATCGTTTCCAATCATCCCCGGCAAGCCCTCGAGCTAACTCCGCCAAACGGCGTCCCGTTCGACTATTGTCCGGTAGCCCGGGACACCAAATCCGCCCAGGAGGCACGCATCAGGGCGATCGTCACCGAACGGGGGGCCGACCTCGTTGTCCTGGCGCGCTATATGCAGGTCCTTTCGGACGACATGGCGGCGTTCCTTTCCGGCCGCTGCATCAACATCCACCACTCGTTCTTACCCGGCTTCAAGGGCGCAAAGCCTTATCACCAGGCCTACGAGCGCGGCGTGAAGATGATCGGCGCCACGGCCCATTACGTGACGAGCGACCTCGACGAGGGGCCGATCATTGCCCAGGACGTCGAACAGGTCACCCACGCCGATGGGCCCGACGACCTGATCCGCAAGGGGCGCGACATTGAACGCCGCGTCCTGGCTCGCGCAGTCACGCTGCACCTGGAAGGGCGCGTGATGGTCAACGGCGCGAAGACCGTCGTCTTTTCCTGA
- a CDS encoding methylenetetrahydrofolate reductase produces the protein MNVPRSRDEPDRCQIAASIEMAPKQAIDAPDLPELFPAGARVYLADLGGPDLIQVAAARRLRGLGYEPVPHLAARRIASVAALEERLAALRGEAGVADILVVGGGLARPVGSFASSLSVLETGLLERYGIRKVGVAGHPEGSPDFSERVAIEALRLKQAFGERTGAEVRIVTQFGFDPDRAIAWANELREHGVDLPVHLGVAGPAKLTTLLKYAAMCGIGNSIGFLKKRALSLGALASNQSPETIVAPIEAQWRGNPSTPIEQVHVFPFGGIGKAAQWLVARGSWDDERTLSPASAAR, from the coding sequence ATGAACGTACCGCGTAGCCGGGACGAGCCGGATCGCTGCCAGATCGCTGCGTCGATTGAGATGGCTCCGAAACAGGCGATCGACGCACCCGATCTGCCGGAGCTGTTTCCCGCTGGAGCGCGTGTCTATCTGGCCGACCTCGGCGGCCCTGATCTGATACAGGTCGCGGCGGCGCGCCGGCTGCGAGGCCTCGGCTACGAACCCGTGCCACATCTCGCAGCACGGCGGATCGCAAGTGTAGCCGCGCTCGAAGAACGCCTCGCCGCCCTCAGGGGGGAGGCGGGGGTTGCCGACATACTTGTTGTCGGTGGCGGTCTGGCGCGGCCCGTCGGGTCCTTCGCCAGCTCGCTTTCCGTGCTTGAGACAGGACTGCTCGAGCGCTACGGCATCAGGAAGGTCGGCGTCGCCGGACATCCCGAAGGCAGTCCGGATTTCAGTGAGCGTGTCGCCATCGAAGCCCTTCGTCTGAAGCAGGCTTTCGGCGAGCGTACCGGCGCAGAGGTGCGGATCGTCACCCAGTTCGGGTTCGATCCCGACCGGGCGATCGCCTGGGCCAACGAACTCCGCGAACACGGCGTCGATCTGCCGGTCCACCTCGGCGTGGCCGGGCCGGCCAAGCTCACGACGCTTTTGAAGTATGCGGCGATGTGCGGCATCGGCAATTCTATCGGCTTCCTGAAAAAGCGGGCGCTTTCGCTAGGCGCCTTGGCGTCCAATCAGTCACCCGAGACGATCGTCGCTCCTATCGAGGCTCAATGGCGCGGCAACCCGTCCACGCCGATCGAGCAAGTCCACGTCTTTCCCTTCGGCGGCATCGGAAAGGCCGCCCAATGGCTTGTCGCGAGAGGCTCCTGGGATGACGAACGGACCCTGTCACCTGCCTCTGCGGCACGCTGA
- a CDS encoding PAS and helix-turn-helix domain-containing protein produces MDEITEFMVQHAPVGLVASRHRLIEKCSPQFAQMFGYAPEELAGKSLALLYPSTKEFIDIGQLGWGQMKQTRRYSDRRIMKRRDGTQFWCQVHGLSTTKEDPFAHCVWSFIDLSHQRPVVKLTRREREIAMLIAEGLTNKQIGQRLGISHRTIEAHRSRMMEKVGAKTTAELFFMVAGLSS; encoded by the coding sequence ATGGACGAGATCACTGAATTCATGGTTCAGCACGCGCCGGTTGGTCTGGTGGCCTCACGCCACCGGCTGATCGAGAAGTGTTCGCCGCAATTTGCGCAGATGTTCGGCTATGCGCCCGAGGAGCTCGCCGGCAAGTCGCTGGCCCTTCTCTATCCGTCGACCAAGGAATTCATCGACATCGGCCAGCTCGGCTGGGGGCAGATGAAGCAAACCCGCCGCTACAGCGACAGGCGCATCATGAAGCGCCGGGACGGAACCCAATTCTGGTGCCAGGTCCATGGCCTGTCGACGACGAAGGAGGATCCTTTCGCTCACTGCGTCTGGTCCTTCATCGATCTTTCCCACCAGCGGCCGGTCGTGAAGCTGACGCGCCGCGAGCGCGAGATCGCCATGCTGATCGCCGAAGGCCTCACCAACAAGCAGATCGGTCAGAGGCTCGGTATCTCCCACCGCACCATCGAGGCCCATCGCTCGCGCATGATGGAAAAGGTCGGCGCGAAGACGACCGCCGAACTGTTCTTCATGGTCGCCGGTCTGTCGAGTTAA
- a CDS encoding SDR family oxidoreductase yields the protein MTGRTIAVIGATGRTGRPLVRELQRRGVRVRCLSRRPEQANLFNGEVEWRTGDLHNVDTLAPAFRGADSIHYIPPSLDERDPDYVANIIEAARRAGVARIVYHSVLHSNTPEMPHHIRKAGCERLFRHSNLAWTILQPAMYVQTALAYLDAEAGVLSPPYDATRPFTLVDEADLASAAAIVHTTDDHAFATYELAGSEQLDFVAMGERLGAVLGRPIGVRAVDTGEYVARFAAKRGLSAGQARERRLMFDYYDRHGLLGNGSVLRMILGREPTGFVDAARRSLGVTTELLGAGKGDD from the coding sequence ATGACGGGCAGGACGATCGCCGTGATCGGCGCCACCGGTCGCACGGGGCGCCCGCTTGTGCGTGAGCTTCAGCGGCGCGGCGTCCGCGTCCGCTGCCTGTCGCGCCGGCCGGAGCAGGCGAACCTCTTCAACGGCGAGGTCGAGTGGCGAACCGGCGACCTGCACAACGTCGACACCCTGGCTCCTGCGTTTCGGGGCGCCGATTCCATCCACTATATCCCGCCGTCGCTCGACGAGCGCGACCCGGACTATGTGGCGAACATCATCGAAGCGGCGAGGAGGGCTGGCGTCGCGCGCATCGTCTATCATTCGGTTCTGCATTCGAATACGCCGGAGATGCCGCACCACATCCGGAAGGCTGGCTGCGAGCGGCTGTTCCGTCATTCGAACCTGGCCTGGACCATCCTCCAGCCGGCCATGTACGTGCAGACGGCGCTTGCCTATCTCGACGCCGAGGCGGGCGTGCTGTCGCCCCCTTACGATGCAACCAGGCCGTTCACGCTGGTCGACGAGGCGGACCTCGCCTCAGCCGCCGCCATCGTCCACACGACCGACGACCACGCCTTCGCCACCTACGAACTGGCGGGAAGCGAGCAGCTGGATTTTGTCGCCATGGGCGAGCGACTGGGCGCGGTCCTCGGCCGGCCGATCGGCGTTCGCGCGGTCGATACCGGAGAATACGTCGCCCGCTTCGCGGCGAAGCGCGGCCTGAGCGCCGGCCAGGCCCGCGAGCGCCGGCTGATGTTCGACTACTACGACCGCCACGGGCTTCTCGGAAATGGCAGCGTGCTGCGCATGATCCTCGGCCGCGAGCCCACGGGCTTCGTCGACGCGGCAAGGCGAAGCCTTGGCGTCACGACGGAGCTGCTGGGGGCGGGGAAGGGAGATGATTGA
- a CDS encoding aminomethyl transferase family protein, with protein MIDRTMGQIQHKSLQDLLDATPDLVGYFYNDTRSPHAMANAGAAPIPAEFTNWREEQRAWRESVLLFDQSYHMPETFLRGPDALKLLADLGINSFAKFGPLRAKQYFCCNHEGYVIGECVLQHLDDGTFELISGTYVQNWVEYNALVGGYDVTLERDPPAAAGRRMYHMQLEGPNARDVFAEAIDGEMPDIPFFRMAKVRIAGCEVHVLRHGMAGHLGVELSGPFAEIGRVRDRLLEIGAAYGIRRSGTKAQYSALGESGWFGYPMPAVYTDPLLADYRRWLPADSWEGRSQLGGSLVLPRIEQYYVTPWDLGADRLLKFDHDFVGRAALEEMAKRTDHRKKVTLVWNAEDVARIFASLLGEELPYKYLDLPKASYSFHQNDEVRSARGDLVGLSKFVGYTVNEAKFLSVAIVSPEFAAPGTEVLVTWGEPDGGSRKPMVERHRQTTVRATVAPNPYAKAAQQHKNAALSKAAG; from the coding sequence ATGATTGACAGGACGATGGGCCAAATACAGCACAAATCCCTGCAGGACCTTCTGGACGCGACGCCGGATCTCGTCGGCTATTTCTACAATGACACCCGCTCGCCTCACGCCATGGCAAACGCCGGCGCCGCGCCGATCCCGGCGGAATTTACCAATTGGAGGGAGGAGCAGCGCGCGTGGCGGGAATCGGTTCTGCTCTTCGACCAGTCCTACCACATGCCCGAGACCTTCCTGCGCGGCCCGGACGCGCTGAAACTGCTCGCCGATCTCGGCATCAACAGCTTCGCCAAATTCGGTCCCCTGCGCGCCAAGCAGTATTTCTGCTGCAACCACGAGGGCTACGTCATCGGCGAATGCGTCCTGCAGCATCTCGACGACGGAACGTTCGAGCTGATCAGCGGCACGTATGTGCAGAATTGGGTCGAGTACAACGCCTTGGTCGGCGGTTACGACGTGACGCTTGAGCGCGACCCGCCAGCGGCGGCCGGCAGACGAATGTACCACATGCAGTTGGAAGGGCCCAATGCCCGAGACGTTTTCGCCGAAGCGATCGACGGTGAGATGCCTGACATTCCCTTCTTCCGGATGGCCAAGGTGCGTATCGCCGGATGCGAGGTCCATGTCCTTCGCCACGGCATGGCCGGCCATCTGGGCGTCGAGCTGTCGGGTCCGTTCGCCGAGATCGGGCGCGTCCGCGACCGGCTGCTCGAGATCGGCGCGGCATACGGCATCAGGCGGTCGGGCACGAAGGCGCAGTACAGCGCGCTCGGCGAATCCGGATGGTTCGGCTATCCGATGCCGGCCGTCTATACCGATCCTTTGCTGGCGGACTACCGCAGATGGCTGCCGGCGGATTCCTGGGAAGGACGCTCGCAACTCGGCGGCAGCCTGGTTCTGCCGCGCATCGAACAGTACTACGTGACGCCATGGGACCTCGGCGCCGACAGGCTGCTCAAGTTCGACCACGACTTCGTCGGCCGGGCAGCGCTCGAGGAAATGGCGAAACGCACCGATCACCGCAAGAAGGTCACGCTTGTCTGGAACGCCGAGGACGTGGCGCGGATCTTTGCCTCCCTCCTCGGGGAGGAGCTCCCCTACAAATACTTGGACTTGCCAAAGGCGTCGTACAGCTTCCACCAGAACGACGAGGTGCGCAGCGCGCGCGGCGACCTGGTCGGGCTGTCGAAATTTGTCGGCTATACGGTCAACGAGGCCAAGTTCCTGTCGGTGGCGATCGTTTCGCCCGAATTCGCCGCGCCCGGCACCGAAGTTCTGGTGACGTGGGGCGAACCTGACGGCGGATCGCGCAAGCCTATGGTCGAGCGGCACCGGCAGACGACCGTGCGCGCGACCGTCGCGCCGAATCCCTATGCCAAGGCGGCGCAGCAGCATAAGAATGCCGCGCTATCGAAAGCGGCGGGCTGA
- a CDS encoding MBL fold metallo-hydrolase: MTGHLGTAPRWPYERGLHDLGGGCFAYLQPDRPPHAGWSNSGFIHSAGDALLIDTLRDERLTAAMLREIEAKTGVAARDIGRLLNTHRDADHTFGNGLLKHAEIIATDFTAANMRERAPAVARMNDYVKNRPPGIVGDYILYTWGAPFYIEGFEPALPTSTFSGQKSLRVGELDVHFVEFGPAHTPSDTIVHVPARRIVYAADIVFLGNTPAIWAGPVSNWLAALDYLESLDVDVIVPGHGPITDKSGLAPTRRYLTMVEREARLRFERGMSVPEAARDIDLGEFRSWGAPERILINVDTCYRHFRGERQPTPRHELDKLVAPLAVELGSFKP, translated from the coding sequence ATGACGGGTCACCTCGGAACCGCGCCGCGCTGGCCATATGAACGTGGCCTGCACGATCTCGGCGGAGGCTGCTTCGCCTACCTTCAGCCCGACAGGCCCCCTCACGCGGGCTGGAGCAATTCCGGTTTCATTCACAGCGCCGGCGATGCGCTGCTGATCGACACACTGCGCGACGAGCGCCTGACGGCCGCGATGCTGCGCGAGATCGAGGCCAAGACCGGCGTCGCGGCTCGAGACATCGGCAGGCTGCTCAATACGCATCGCGACGCCGACCATACGTTCGGCAACGGCCTGCTGAAACACGCGGAGATCATCGCCACGGATTTCACCGCGGCCAACATGCGCGAGCGCGCTCCGGCCGTGGCGCGCATGAACGACTACGTCAAGAACAGGCCGCCGGGGATCGTCGGCGATTACATTCTCTACACGTGGGGCGCGCCCTTCTACATCGAAGGATTCGAGCCGGCGTTGCCGACGAGCACGTTTTCCGGACAGAAGAGCCTGCGCGTCGGCGAGCTTGACGTCCATTTCGTCGAGTTCGGGCCGGCGCACACGCCCAGCGACACGATCGTCCATGTTCCGGCCCGACGCATCGTCTACGCCGCAGACATCGTCTTCCTCGGCAACACACCGGCGATCTGGGCGGGGCCAGTCAGCAACTGGCTGGCGGCCCTCGACTACCTGGAGAGCCTCGACGTCGATGTCATCGTGCCGGGCCACGGACCGATCACCGACAAATCCGGCCTCGCCCCGACGCGCCGCTACCTGACGATGGTCGAGCGCGAGGCCCGGCTGCGCTTCGAACGGGGCATGTCCGTGCCCGAGGCAGCGCGCGATATCGACCTCGGCGAATTCCGCAGCTGGGGCGCGCCGGAGCGCATCCTGATCAACGTCGACACCTGCTACCGCCATTTCCGCGGCGAACGTCAGCCCACACCCCGCCACGAGCTGGACAAGCTGGTTGCACCTCTCGCCGTCGAGCTGGGGTCTTTCAAACCCTGA
- a CDS encoding TRAP transporter large permease, with protein MWWLTLLVMFAAMLAMFASGLPLFACFMVLNVVSVIYFIGTNGLGLFVNSMLETSTVEAFVAVPMFILLGELMFRTGGVTLLFKAFDTLIGVIRGRLYFIAVAVAAFISAISGSTMASVSVLGRFVYPTMIERGCDRRLAIGTILAGATLDAIIPPSVVGIILATLANLSIQKFLLAGVGPGLLLAGCYIAYAVTRVIINPKLDSRGAVDVAEEPMDAKARFMAILPIIPLSGIIFLTLGLVMLGIAQPTEAAAVGVVGAIAMSFVFGTFSFRMIGETLYGAAITTGTVLFIIASSRLFTQLLAYTGATQGLIEFASGLTVDPWMVFVVMMVMVFVLCMFIDQLAVMLILVPVYLPIVDQLGFDPLWFWMMVLINLMFGGITPPLGYTMFVFKSAAPEVPMGEIYRSVVPMIAVAFAGVVLLTLFPQIVTFLPNLAR; from the coding sequence ATGTGGTGGTTGACCCTGCTCGTCATGTTCGCGGCCATGCTGGCGATGTTCGCCTCCGGCCTGCCGCTCTTCGCCTGCTTCATGGTGCTGAACGTCGTCTCGGTGATCTACTTCATCGGCACGAACGGGCTCGGCCTGTTCGTCAATTCGATGCTCGAGACCAGCACCGTCGAAGCCTTTGTGGCAGTACCGATGTTCATCCTGCTCGGCGAACTGATGTTCCGGACCGGCGGCGTCACGCTTCTGTTCAAGGCGTTCGACACGCTCATCGGCGTGATCCGGGGCCGGCTCTATTTCATCGCAGTGGCCGTCGCCGCGTTCATCAGCGCGATTTCCGGATCGACGATGGCTTCGGTCTCGGTGCTTGGCCGTTTCGTCTACCCCACCATGATCGAACGCGGCTGCGACAGGCGTCTGGCGATCGGGACGATCCTCGCCGGAGCAACGCTCGACGCGATCATCCCGCCGAGCGTCGTCGGCATCATCCTGGCAACGCTCGCCAATCTGTCGATTCAGAAATTTCTGCTGGCCGGCGTCGGACCGGGCCTGCTCCTTGCCGGATGCTACATCGCCTACGCGGTGACCCGGGTCATCATCAATCCGAAGCTTGACTCGCGCGGCGCTGTCGACGTCGCCGAAGAGCCGATGGACGCCAAAGCCCGGTTCATGGCCATCCTGCCGATCATCCCGCTGAGCGGCATCATCTTCCTGACTCTCGGCCTGGTCATGCTGGGGATTGCGCAGCCGACGGAGGCGGCCGCAGTTGGCGTGGTCGGCGCGATCGCCATGAGCTTCGTCTTCGGCACGTTCTCGTTCCGGATGATTGGCGAAACGCTCTACGGTGCTGCGATAACCACCGGCACCGTACTCTTCATCATCGCGAGTTCGCGGCTGTTCACTCAACTGCTCGCCTACACCGGCGCGACCCAGGGTCTGATCGAGTTTGCCAGCGGCCTCACCGTGGACCCGTGGATGGTGTTCGTCGTCATGATGGTGATGGTGTTCGTGCTGTGCATGTTCATCGACCAGCTCGCGGTCATGCTGATCCTGGTTCCGGTGTACCTTCCGATCGTCGACCAACTCGGCTTCGACCCGCTCTGGTTCTGGATGATGGTTCTGATCAACCTCATGTTCGGCGGCATCACCCCGCCGCTTGGCTACACGATGTTCGTGTTCAAGTCGGCCGCCCCGGAAGTCCCCATGGGTGAGATCTACCGCTCGGTGGTGCCCATGATCGCGGTCGCTTTCGCAGGCGTGGTCTTGCTGACCCTGTTCCCGCAGATCGTGACCTTCCTCCCCAATCTCGCCCGCTGA
- a CDS encoding TRAP transporter small permease has translation MHVVNSALRAVSRASAVLAAVAVGIAALVYVAEVVARYGFNDPLNWSGDAGSYMLCAMVFLALPMITRQRGHIAVTVVVETLPRAHIGRVTRLLELLSAAVLLIVAFFVIELSVRQHDQGVLTTMANQIPRWWLTAVMAFGIVLSALNFIAPADERPAEVVEL, from the coding sequence ATGCACGTCGTCAACTCGGCCCTGCGAGCCGTCTCGCGGGCCAGCGCTGTCCTCGCCGCGGTCGCCGTCGGCATCGCGGCGCTGGTCTACGTCGCCGAGGTCGTTGCCCGATACGGGTTCAACGATCCGCTCAACTGGTCGGGGGACGCAGGCAGCTACATGCTCTGCGCGATGGTCTTCCTGGCGCTGCCGATGATCACCCGCCAGCGAGGGCACATCGCCGTCACGGTCGTTGTCGAGACACTGCCGCGGGCCCATATCGGCAGGGTGACGCGACTGCTGGAGCTGCTTTCGGCGGCCGTCCTGCTGATCGTCGCCTTCTTCGTCATTGAACTCTCCGTCCGCCAGCACGACCAGGGCGTGCTGACGACGATGGCCAACCAGATCCCGCGCTGGTGGCTGACCGCGGTCATGGCCTTCGGCATCGTCCTCTCCGCCCTCAACTTCATTGCCCCGGCCGACGAACGCCCGGCCGAAGTCGTGGAGCTCTGA
- the dctP gene encoding TRAP transporter substrate-binding protein DctP: protein MRHRLSNTLAAAVAFATASLIQPAAAESLRSIRAFPQNLKQISVLYAGFQKAVTDATKGEITFQDNGPETVPPFEQFEPLTQGVFDVMYTAPSYHQAQTGIGVGISAIPQTSDPDLLTSSGVRTWLTDYYRKNFGVLPIAVFTIGETIFVFRDPLTGDTRLDGRKVRSNASYEGIVRALGGAPVSMGPADAYAALEKGTLDGVVWPEIATAEFKLYEVTKFLAKPTFGKSHNAIFMNAAKFDSLPKDQQDAIVQAGLKLEHDAKAFFAKQAEDEEKAMIENGVGFTEFSAEVAPQLEKLYVEGQREIAMRSRPDDVKALFELADKTAN, encoded by the coding sequence ATGAGACACAGACTTTCCAATACACTTGCAGCTGCGGTCGCCTTCGCGACAGCTTCTCTCATCCAGCCAGCCGCCGCCGAATCGCTTCGGTCTATCCGGGCGTTTCCGCAGAATCTGAAGCAGATCTCGGTGCTCTACGCCGGCTTCCAAAAGGCCGTCACCGACGCAACCAAGGGCGAGATCACCTTCCAGGACAATGGTCCGGAGACCGTCCCGCCGTTCGAACAGTTCGAGCCGCTGACGCAGGGCGTCTTCGACGTGATGTATACGGCGCCGTCCTATCATCAGGCGCAAACGGGGATAGGCGTCGGCATCTCCGCCATTCCCCAGACATCGGATCCTGATCTCTTGACCTCGTCCGGCGTGAGGACCTGGCTCACCGACTACTACCGTAAGAATTTCGGCGTCCTACCGATCGCCGTGTTCACGATCGGCGAGACGATCTTCGTCTTCCGCGACCCGCTCACCGGCGACACCCGGCTGGATGGACGCAAGGTCCGCTCGAACGCGAGCTACGAGGGTATTGTCCGCGCGCTCGGCGGCGCGCCGGTGTCGATGGGGCCCGCCGACGCTTATGCGGCGCTGGAAAAGGGCACGCTCGACGGCGTGGTGTGGCCGGAGATCGCAACGGCCGAGTTCAAGCTCTACGAGGTGACGAAGTTCCTCGCCAAACCGACCTTCGGCAAGAGCCACAACGCGATTTTCATGAACGCGGCGAAGTTCGATTCCCTCCCCAAGGACCAGCAGGACGCGATCGTCCAGGCCGGCCTGAAGCTTGAACACGACGCGAAGGCGTTCTTCGCCAAGCAGGCGGAAGACGAGGAGAAGGCCATGATCGAGAACGGCGTCGGCTTCACCGAGTTCAGCGCCGAAGTGGCGCCGCAGCTTGAAAAACTCTACGTCGAGGGCCAGCGCGAGATCGCCATGCGGTCGCGTCCCGATGACGTCAAGGCGCTCTTCGAACTGGCTGACAAGACCGCCAACTAG